In Rahnella aquatilis CIP 78.65 = ATCC 33071, one DNA window encodes the following:
- the ybjG gene encoding undecaprenyl-diphosphate phosphatase yields MEQLNHLVFQWINATPDSPKALIQLATFLANDLIMIVPLLIIGLWLWGRQERIGQQREMISKTAIALLFAMTTAKTFSMLFPHARPFVEGFGYNFLHHSPDDSFPSDHGTVSFTFALAFLFWHRVWSGALLMVTALSIAWSRVYLGVHWPLDMLGGFLVGMLGCLFAQLVWNLFGEPINALMCKVYRFGFAFPIKKGWVQH; encoded by the coding sequence ATGGAGCAATTGAATCATTTGGTTTTTCAATGGATTAACGCCACACCGGATTCCCCGAAGGCGCTCATTCAACTCGCCACTTTTCTGGCTAATGATCTGATTATGATTGTCCCTCTGCTGATTATCGGGCTGTGGCTGTGGGGCCGCCAGGAACGTATCGGTCAGCAACGCGAAATGATCAGCAAGACAGCGATTGCGCTTCTTTTTGCGATGACAACGGCTAAAACGTTTTCCATGTTGTTCCCCCATGCCCGTCCTTTTGTGGAAGGTTTTGGTTATAACTTCCTTCATCATTCACCAGACGATTCCTTTCCGAGTGATCACGGTACTGTCAGTTTCACCTTCGCGCTGGCCTTCCTGTTCTGGCACCGTGTCTGGTCAGGCGCGTTACTGATGGTGACCGCCTTGTCGATCGCCTGGTCACGTGTTTACCTTGGTGTGCACTGGCCGCTGGATATGCTGGGCGGGTTCCTGGTAGGGATGCTGGGTTGCCTGTTCGCGCAGCTGGTGTGGAACTTGTTCGGCGAACCGATTAATGCGCTGATGTGCAAGGTTTACCGTTTCGGTTTTGCTTTCCCGATTAAGAAAGGTTGGGTTCAGCACTGA
- a CDS encoding serine hydrolase has product MTISSQFKRTFIYALGGGVLLLALPAAQADNAPVAPQINAKSWVLMDYNSGKILTESNPDARLDPASLSKIMVSYVVGQAIKSGKIKSDDLVSVGNDAWATGNPVLRGSSLMFLKPGDRVPVSELNKGIVIQSGNDASIALADFVAGSQDSFVNLMNRYAEQLKLQNTHFKTVHGLDADGQYTSATDMALLSQALIRDTPDEYALHKEKEFTFNHIKQINRNRLLWSSSLNVDGIKTGYTSGAGYNLVSSASDSTGMRLIAVVMGAPSDRIRFNESESLLTWGFRFYETLTPIKAGDAFTSQRVWFGEEKMVPLGVAENASLTMPKGQLKNLKASFNLTSPQLEAPLAKNQVVGTVDFSLDGKVIEQRPLVALQEVKETGFIGRLWDFVMMKISGLWGSIFGK; this is encoded by the coding sequence ATGACAATTTCTTCCCAATTCAAACGGACTTTCATTTACGCGCTGGGCGGTGGAGTATTGCTGCTGGCGCTTCCTGCCGCTCAGGCGGATAACGCCCCGGTCGCCCCTCAGATTAACGCGAAATCCTGGGTGCTTATGGATTACAACAGCGGGAAGATCCTGACGGAATCTAATCCCGATGCGCGTCTTGACCCGGCCAGCCTGAGCAAAATCATGGTCAGCTATGTGGTCGGGCAGGCGATTAAATCCGGCAAAATCAAATCCGATGATCTGGTTTCCGTCGGTAATGATGCCTGGGCAACCGGCAATCCGGTGCTGCGTGGCTCCTCCCTGATGTTCCTCAAACCGGGTGACCGCGTGCCGGTTTCAGAGCTTAATAAAGGTATCGTGATCCAGTCAGGTAACGACGCCAGTATTGCGCTGGCGGATTTTGTGGCGGGCAGCCAGGATTCATTCGTCAACCTGATGAATCGCTATGCCGAACAGCTGAAGCTGCAAAATACTCATTTTAAAACCGTTCACGGGCTGGATGCTGACGGGCAATATACTTCCGCCACCGACATGGCTCTGCTGTCGCAGGCGCTGATCCGCGATACGCCGGATGAATATGCCCTGCACAAAGAAAAAGAATTCACCTTCAATCACATCAAGCAGATTAACCGCAACCGCCTGTTGTGGAGTTCCAGCCTGAACGTTGATGGCATCAAAACCGGCTACACATCGGGCGCGGGTTACAATCTGGTTTCTTCAGCCAGCGATTCCACCGGCATGCGTTTAATCGCCGTGGTGATGGGGGCGCCAAGTGACCGGATCCGTTTTAACGAAAGCGAAAGCCTGCTGACCTGGGGGTTCCGTTTCTACGAAACACTCACGCCGATTAAAGCCGGTGACGCCTTTACCAGCCAGCGCGTCTGGTTTGGTGAGGAGAAAATGGTGCCACTCGGCGTGGCTGAAAATGCCTCGCTGACTATGCCTAAAGGCCAGCTGAAGAATCTCAAAGCCAGCTTTAATCTGACCAGTCCGCAGCTTGAAGCGCCGCTGGCGAAAAATCAGGTAGTGGGCACGGTAGATTTCAGTCTGGACGGCAAGGTCATCGAACAACGTCCTCTGGTGGCGTTGCAGGAAGTGAAAGAAACCGGCTTTATTGGCCGACTCTGGGACTTTGTGATGATGAAGATCAGTGGATTGTGGGGCAGTATCTTCGGCAAATGA
- a CDS encoding GlpM family protein translates to MTGLLVKALTGALVVILIGVLSKTRNYYIAGLVPLFPTFALIAHYIVGTERSIEALRTTIIFGLWAVIPYMVYLISLYFFIGSMKLPYALFAAVVCWSLAAWLLISLWTRFHA, encoded by the coding sequence ATGACAGGTCTGTTGGTAAAAGCGCTGACTGGCGCACTGGTCGTGATTCTGATCGGCGTGTTGTCTAAAACCCGCAACTATTACATTGCCGGTCTGGTTCCGCTGTTCCCCACTTTTGCCCTGATTGCCCATTATATTGTCGGCACCGAACGCAGCATTGAAGCGCTGCGCACCACTATCATTTTCGGGCTGTGGGCAGTCATCCCTTACATGGTTTATCTGATTTCTCTGTATTTTTTCATCGGCTCGATGAAACTGCCCTACGCCCTGTTTGCTGCCGTGGTCTGCTGGTCACTGGCGGCATGGTTGCTGATAAGCCTGTGGACTCGCTTTCACGCATGA